In the Hordeum vulgare subsp. vulgare chromosome 7H, MorexV3_pseudomolecules_assembly, whole genome shotgun sequence genome, one interval contains:
- the LOC123412584 gene encoding 3-ketoacyl-CoA synthase 12-like, producing MELISLFAVPVLLEAMSLTYLAWTATSHRRRSQCYLLDYVCYRPPDDRKVTTDMLYEMVERNKYLGMPELRYLFRLTSRAGLGEQTYLPSGVLAGREMCLTHQDALDEMDAFSNDAVAGLFSKTGFGPLDVDVLVVNVNMFNPEPCLASRIAHHYGMREDVAAYNVSGMGCSATVVSLDIVQNIMRARSPRPVLAVVVSTEVLSPGCYGGTDKSMMLGLCLFRCGGVAALLTSDPALDGRAKMKLRRLVRANIAANDDAYSAIFQREDTHNITGYSINKTLPKAAVRAFAANLKRLVPYILPVSELFRLATDLIRQKMSRRQRFKIDVNLKTGVDHFCLHSGGVAVIDAVKKNFGLDEADVEPSRMTLHRWGNTSASSVWYVLAYMEAKGRLKRGDRVLMVTFGSGFKCNSCMWDVTRDLADKGAWADCIDEYPVESTANPYTDKYSWMNDNADDDPSLPVL from the coding sequence ATGGAGCTTATCAGTTTGTTCGCCGTTCCCGTCCTGCTAGAGGCCATGTCCTTGACCTATCTGGCTTGGACGGCCACCTCCCATCGCCGGCGTTCACAGTGCTACCTCCTGGATTATGTCTGCTACAGACCGCCAGACGACCGCAAGGTGACGACCGATATGTTGTACGAAATGGTCGAGCGTAACAAGTATCTCGGCATGCCCGAGTTacgctacctcttccgcctaacgTCTCGCGCTGGTCTGGGTGAGCAGACCTACCTCCCCTCTGGCGTCTTAGCCGGCCGTGAGATGTGCCTCACCCACCAGGACGCTCTCGACGAGATGGACGCTTTCTCCAACGACGCCGTCGCCGGCCTTTTTTCCAAGACCGGATTCGGCCCCCTCGACGTGGACGTGCTCGTGGTCAACGTCAACATGTTCAACCCAGAGCCTTGCCTCGCCTCGCGGATCGCGCACCACTACGGAATGCGCGAGGACGTCGCGGCGTACAATGTCTCCGGCATGGGCTGCAGCGCGACCGTGGTATCGTTGGATATCGTACAGAACATCATGCGGGCACGGTCGCCGCGCCCCGTGCTTGCGGTCGTGGTATCAACGGAGGTGCTCTCACCTGGATGCTATGGGGGCACGGACAAGTCCATGATGCTGGGGCTATGCCTTTTCCGTTGCGGCGGCGTAGCGGCGCTGCTCACCAGCGACCCCGCGCTAGATGGGCGCGCGAAGATGAAGCTACGCCGCCTCGTGCGCGCAAATATCGCTGCCAACGACGATGCTTACTCCGCCATCTTTCAGCGCGAGGACACGCACAACATAACCGGCTACAGCATCAACAAGACCCTCCCAAAGGCTGCCGTCCGAGCGTTCGCCGCCAACCTGAAACGGCTCGTCCCTTACATCCTCCCTGTCAGCGAGCTCTTCCGACTTGCCACCGACTTGATACGTCAGAAGATGTCTCGCCGCCAGCGATTCAAGATCGATGTCAACTTGAAGACCGGGGTTGACCATTTCTGCCTCCACTCAGGCGGCGTTGCGGTCATCGACGCCGTGAAGAAGAATTTCGGGCTCGACGAGGCAGACGTGGAGCCGTCGAGGATGACACTGCACCGCTGGGGAAACACGTCGGCCAGCAGCGTGTGGTACGTGCTTGCGTACATGGAGGCAAAGGGGAGGCTCAAGAGAGGAGACCGGGTGCTCATGGTGACCTTCGGATCGGGCTTCAAGTGCAACAGTTGCATGTGGGACGTGACTCGCGATCTGGCCGATAAGGGTGCGTGGGCCGACTGCATTGATGAGTACCCGGTGGAGAGCACAGCCAACCCTTACACGGACAAGTATAGTTGGATGAATGACAACGCTGATGACGATCCCTCGTTGCCTGTGTTGTAA